The DNA region GTCGTTGCTGGCCTCCTCCGGTTTCGGGTTGACCTCCTGCAGCTCCTGCATGGCCTTGAGGCCGAGCGGGGTGGCCGCGTTGTCGAGCCCCAGCATGTTGGCCGCCATGTTCATGACGATCGAGCCCATCGCCGGGTGGCCTTCGGGGATGCCCGGAAAAAGCCTCTTCAACAAGGGTCCGAAGGCGCGGGCCAGGATGTCGATGGCGCCACCCTTTTCGCCCAGCTTCATGATCCCGAGCCACAGGCACATGATGCCGGTGAGGCCGAGGGAGATCTCGAAACCGGTCTTGGCGAGATCGAAGGAGGCGCCGACCATGGCCGCCCAGACTTCGTGGTCGCCGAGGAAGAGGGACTTGATGACGCCGACCAGGAAGGCGACCAGGAAGAACGCCCCCCAGACCTTGTTCAGCACGATCCCACCACAGAGAGGGCGTTGAGGACCTGCAACGCGACGCCAATCGCCATTGCATTCTCATCGACGTCGAAAAGCCCGAAGTGCACCGGGTGTACGATTCCCTCTGCCTCGTTGCGCACGCCGAGGGAGTAGAACGCCCCCGGGATCTCGGTCAGGTAGAAGCCGAAGTCCTCGACCCCCATCAGGGGTCGATCGAAGATGACGGCCGATTCTTCGCCGAGCAGTCTTCGCGAGTTCTCACGCACCAGCTCGACCATTTGCTCGTCGTTGATGACCGGATCGTAGCTCGGCGTGATCGTGACCTCGGCCCGAGCACCCATCGCCCGCGCTACGGTTCTAGCGGTTTCCTCGATCCGCTGCAACACGGAGGCGCGCACCTCGCGATCGAGGCACCGCACGGTGCCCGCCAGCCGCACTCTGTCCGCAATGATGTTGGTCTGGTTGCCACCTTCGATGACGCCCAGAGTCACGACCGCCGCCGCCCGTGCGTCGACATTTCGGCTGACAATCGACTGCATGGCGGTGACGATGTGTGCGGCGGCGACGATGGCGTCGACGCCGACCGAGGGGTAGGCCGCATGGGCGGCCTTGCCGTGCACCACGATCTCGAGATCGTCCGAGGAGGCGTTGCGCTGACCGTAGTGGAGCCCGATCGTACCGACATCGAGGGAGGAATCGACGTGGACGCCGAAAATCGCTTCGACCTTAGGGTTCTCGAGAGCCCCGGCCTCGATCATCAGCTTCGCTCCGCCGACCGTCTCCTCCGCAGGCTGGAACAGCAGCTTGACGATTCCGTTGAATGATTCCTTCTCCTGCTCCAGCAACCTGGCCGCGCCGAGGAGCATCGTGGTGTGCACGTCGTGTCCGCAGGCATGCATCTTTCCGGGGACCTTCGATGCGTAGTCGACGTCCTTGTCATCCTGGATCGGCAGCGCGTCGAGGTCCGCCCTGAGGGCCACGATTCCGCCCTCACCGCCCCCTCGAATGACGCCGAGCACGCCCGTTCCTCCCAGACCCGCCTGAAAATCGATCGACAGCTCGCGCAGGATCCCCTGGACCTTCTGGCTGGTCCGATGTTCCTCGAGGCCGAGCTCCGGATGCTGGTGGAGGTCACGGCGGATTTCGATCATCCAGGGCAGAATTCCCTTTGCGGCAGTCAGGATCTCGGATGGCGCGCCCAGGTCCATCGCGCGAAGATAACACGACGGAACCAGTGTTGAGTTTTGAGTTCTGAGTTTTGAGTTTTGAGTTACTGACGCCCTCACGATTGCAGTGGGTCGGTGGTGGAACTCAAAACTTCACTCGAAAACGAGCTCTCGCGGATGCAGCTCGTTTTCGAGCAGCCTCGCCAGCTTCTGTCGCTCCTTGATGACCACCACCCGCTCACCGTCAACCAGGACCTCGGCCGGGCGGACCTGGTCGTTGTAGTTGGAGCTCATCGACATGCCGTAGGCCCCGGCCGAAAAGACGCCCATCAGGTCGCCACGCCTTACCTTTGGCAGGTTGCGTCCGCGAGCGAGAAAGTCGCCGGTCTCGCAGATCGGCCCGACCAAATCGCTGGGGTGGAGGTCAGGCAGCTCGAGCTGCTGGGTGACGGTTTGCGGGACGTGATGGGGCTCGACCTCGATCGGCCAGGCGAAGTGGAAGGCGCGGTAGAAGGCGGGCCGGATGAGAGTGTGCATGCCGGCGTCGCCGATCACGAAACGCGTGTTCCGCCCCTCCTTGACGTGCTGGACGCGGGTTACGAGCACTCCCGAGTTGGCCATGATCAGCCGTCCCGGTTCGAGCACGATCTGCAGACCTCTGCGAACCCGCTCCTCGAGCAGGGGGATCAGCGCCTCGGCGAAGGACTCGATCTCCGGCGCCTCTCCGTCGGTGTAACTCATCGGCCAACCGCCGC from Acidobacteriota bacterium includes:
- a CDS encoding amidohydrolase, giving the protein MDLGAPSEILTAAKGILPWMIEIRRDLHQHPELGLEEHRTSQKVQGILRELSIDFQAGLGGTGVLGVIRGGGEGGIVALRADLDALPIQDDKDVDYASKVPGKMHACGHDVHTTMLLGAARLLEQEKESFNGIVKLLFQPAEETVGGAKLMIEAGALENPKVEAIFGVHVDSSLDVGTIGLHYGQRNASSDDLEIVVHGKAAHAAYPSVGVDAIVAAAHIVTAMQSIVSRNVDARAAAVVTLGVIEGGNQTNIIADRVRLAGTVRCLDREVRASVLQRIEETARTVARAMGARAEVTITPSYDPVINDEQMVELVRENSRRLLGEESAVIFDRPLMGVEDFGFYLTEIPGAFYSLGVRNEAEGIVHPVHFGLFDVDENAMAIGVALQVLNALSVVGSC